One window of Mediterraneibacter butyricigenes genomic DNA carries:
- a CDS encoding cation-translocating P-type ATPase codes for MLTKEQAQENLKKYGPNELEERKKRSTFRIFLDQFKDFLVIILIISAVVSGFLGDVESAIVIFVVITMNAILGTGQTVKAEQSLIRLKQLSAPDAKVMRDGQLMQIPAREVTVGDEVIVEAGDLIPADGKLLTVASLKVDESALTGESLPAEKSLDEVPEGAALGDQTNRVFSGCFVTYGRASFEVTEIGMRTEVGKIAGLLKQASAKLTPLQKNLDDFGKKLSLIILVFCGILFAISVIRGESIVNAFLFAVALAVAAIPEALSSIVTIVLSFGTQKMAKEHAIIRKLQAVEGLGSVSVICSDKTGTLTQNKMTVENYYVNGASVCSKEIDPKDPAQRELLMFSILCNDSRSIDGQEIGDPTETALIHLGSLLGVDYAQIREEYPRLSEVPFDSDRKLMSTEHSIDGHYVIVVKGAVDVLLGRISHIQDRDTVREITEEDRVRIDVQNRHFSENGLRVLAFAFKTLEQERGLTFHDENNLTFLGLISMMDPPRVESKEAVAECIKAGIKPIMITGDHKVTAAAIAKRIGILKNMSEACEGAVIENMTDEELRKFVPNISVYARVSPEHKIRIVRAWQERGNIVAMTGDGVNDAPALKQADIGVAMGITGSEVAKDAAAMVLTDDNFATIVKAVENGRNIYQNIKNAIQFLLSGNFAAILAVLYASLVNLPVPFSPVHLLFINLLTDSLPAIALGLEPHNPEVMKDKPRTVNESILTKQFLTSIGVEGLCIGIMTMTAFLIGYRNGNALLASTMAFGTLCSSRLVHGFNCKANKPVIFTKRFCNNRYLIGAFILGWLLITSVLMIPPLHGIFKVQTLSIVQLMMVYGLALLNLPIIQLLKYIRKIGK; via the coding sequence ATGTTGACAAAAGAACAGGCGCAGGAGAATCTGAAGAAATATGGGCCGAATGAGCTGGAAGAGAGAAAGAAGAGGAGTACTTTCCGGATATTTCTGGATCAGTTCAAGGATTTTCTTGTCATTATCCTGATTATCTCAGCGGTAGTTTCGGGATTTCTCGGAGACGTAGAGAGTGCAATTGTTATTTTTGTTGTGATTACAATGAATGCAATTCTTGGAACAGGACAGACGGTGAAGGCGGAACAGTCCTTGATTCGTCTGAAGCAGCTGTCGGCACCAGACGCAAAAGTCATGCGTGACGGACAACTCATGCAGATACCGGCAAGAGAAGTGACAGTCGGTGATGAGGTGATTGTAGAGGCTGGTGATCTGATCCCGGCAGATGGGAAATTGCTTACTGTTGCAAGTCTTAAGGTAGATGAAAGCGCACTGACCGGCGAGAGTCTCCCGGCGGAGAAATCTTTAGATGAAGTGCCGGAGGGTGCCGCACTTGGTGACCAGACGAACCGGGTATTTTCCGGGTGCTTTGTCACATACGGAAGAGCATCCTTTGAAGTGACGGAAATCGGAATGCGTACAGAGGTCGGTAAGATTGCCGGACTTCTGAAACAAGCATCCGCGAAGTTGACACCACTTCAGAAAAATCTGGACGATTTCGGAAAGAAGCTGTCCCTTATCATCCTTGTATTTTGTGGGATTTTATTTGCAATCAGCGTGATTCGCGGAGAATCCATTGTAAATGCATTTTTATTTGCGGTGGCACTTGCAGTGGCAGCCATCCCCGAGGCGCTTAGTTCCATTGTGACGATTGTACTTTCCTTTGGCACTCAGAAAATGGCAAAAGAGCATGCGATTATCCGTAAGCTGCAGGCAGTGGAAGGACTTGGCAGCGTGTCGGTCATTTGCTCTGATAAAACAGGAACTCTGACACAGAATAAAATGACCGTAGAAAATTATTATGTGAATGGTGCAAGTGTCTGTTCCAAAGAAATTGATCCAAAGGATCCGGCGCAGAGAGAATTATTGATGTTCAGCATACTCTGCAATGATTCCAGGAGCATCGATGGACAGGAGATTGGCGATCCGACGGAAACGGCGCTTATTCATCTTGGCAGTCTCCTGGGCGTAGATTATGCACAAATACGTGAAGAGTATCCGCGTCTGTCTGAGGTGCCATTTGACAGTGACAGAAAGCTCATGTCCACCGAACATTCTATAGACGGACATTACGTTATAGTTGTGAAAGGTGCTGTGGACGTACTGCTTGGGCGAATAAGTCATATTCAGGACAGGGATACTGTAAGAGAGATTACGGAAGAAGACCGTGTTAGAATTGACGTGCAGAACAGGCATTTTTCCGAAAATGGCCTACGGGTTCTTGCTTTTGCATTTAAGACGTTAGAACAAGAGCGGGGACTTACATTCCATGATGAAAACAACCTGACATTCTTAGGACTCATTTCTATGATGGATCCACCGAGAGTAGAGTCGAAGGAAGCGGTTGCAGAATGTATAAAAGCCGGGATTAAGCCAATCATGATCACAGGGGACCACAAAGTAACTGCAGCGGCTATTGCCAAGCGAATCGGAATTCTGAAAAATATGTCAGAGGCCTGTGAGGGTGCGGTCATCGAGAACATGACGGACGAAGAACTGCGAAAATTCGTACCAAACATTTCCGTATATGCAAGAGTGTCACCGGAACACAAAATCCGTATCGTGCGGGCATGGCAGGAGCGTGGAAATATTGTGGCAATGACCGGAGACGGTGTAAATGATGCCCCGGCGCTAAAGCAGGCAGACATCGGAGTTGCCATGGGGATCACAGGAAGTGAGGTCGCAAAAGATGCGGCGGCTATGGTACTGACGGACGACAATTTTGCAACCATCGTCAAAGCAGTGGAAAATGGCCGGAACATTTACCAGAATATTAAAAATGCAATCCAGTTCTTGCTTTCCGGAAATTTTGCAGCTATTCTTGCAGTTTTGTACGCATCACTGGTAAATCTTCCGGTTCCGTTTTCTCCGGTACATTTATTATTTATTAATCTTCTGACGGACAGTTTGCCAGCAATTGCACTCGGACTGGAGCCTCATAATCCAGAAGTCATGAAGGATAAACCGCGTACTGTGAATGAGTCCATTTTGACAAAACAATTTCTTACAAGCATCGGAGTGGAAGGTCTGTGCATTGGAATAATGACTATGACGGCCTTTTTGATCGGATACCGTAACGGAAATGCATTGCTGGCAAGCACCATGGCATTTGGAACACTTTGCAGCAGCCGTCTTGTACATGGGTTCAACTGCAAGGCAAATAAACCGGTAATCTTTACAAAAAGGTTCTGTAATAACAGATACCTGATCGGTGCATTTATCCTTGGCTGGCTGCTCATCACCAGTGTTCTGATGATTCCGCCACTTCATGGAATCTTCAAAGTACAGACACTGTCCATCGTACAGTTGATGATGGTGTACGGATTAGCACTTTTGAATCTGCCGATAATCCAGTTGCTGAAATATATTAGAAAGATAGGAAAGTAA
- a CDS encoding sugar ABC transporter ATP-binding protein, translating into MGKAVEFVKINKYFPGVHVLKDISFSVEEGEVHALLGENGAGKSTLLNILHGVYTKYEGEVKLHGQKVNFKNPNDAILNGKISKVHQETMVVEELTVGQNVTLGYEPKKGVFVDFGKMNREVDAILQELNCNFKSSDLVSTLTAGGKQMLAIAKALYHHSTIISLDEPTASLTLKETEALFEVVKKLKKNGVTILYVSHRLEEIFQICDRATIMRDGEYIQTLNVKETTREELIHAMVGRSVSAVASRLKPSPKTDEVVLKVENLTDGHHFRDVNFELHKGEILGFFGLVGAGRTEIMRTIIGADRKIGGKIFLKGKEVTGNWNTTKALKAGIGLLPEDRKTQGFMKQFTNYDNIAISSLEKNLTAGFLDQGKKLKNAEYFFEELDVHPRKPDYLTVNMSGGNQQKVILARWMSTDVDVIIFDEPTKGVDVAAKAEIYRLMEELVEEGKSLIVVSSELPEAMGLSDRLLVMSEGRITAELTVREEYNSDTILDYAIGGNEE; encoded by the coding sequence ATGGGAAAAGCAGTAGAATTTGTTAAGATTAACAAATATTTTCCGGGTGTACATGTTCTGAAAGACATTTCCTTTTCGGTGGAAGAGGGTGAGGTACATGCTCTTCTGGGTGAGAACGGTGCAGGTAAATCCACATTATTAAATATACTTCATGGTGTTTATACGAAATATGAGGGTGAAGTGAAGCTTCATGGACAGAAGGTAAACTTCAAGAATCCGAATGATGCAATCTTAAATGGAAAAATTTCCAAGGTACACCAGGAAACAATGGTTGTGGAAGAACTTACAGTTGGTCAGAATGTAACGCTTGGATATGAACCGAAAAAGGGAGTATTCGTTGATTTTGGAAAGATGAACCGAGAGGTGGATGCAATTTTACAGGAACTGAACTGTAATTTCAAATCTTCTGATCTGGTTAGTACGCTGACAGCGGGAGGAAAACAGATGCTTGCAATTGCCAAAGCACTGTACCATCATTCCACCATCATTTCGTTGGATGAACCGACGGCTTCACTGACTTTAAAAGAGACAGAGGCACTTTTTGAAGTGGTAAAGAAGTTAAAGAAAAACGGAGTGACCATTCTTTATGTCAGCCATCGTTTGGAAGAAATATTCCAGATTTGTGACCGGGCGACCATCATGAGAGATGGAGAATACATTCAGACCTTGAATGTAAAAGAAACTACAAGAGAAGAATTGATTCATGCCATGGTCGGACGAAGCGTATCAGCTGTTGCTTCCAGATTGAAACCAAGCCCAAAGACGGATGAAGTGGTTTTAAAAGTAGAAAATTTAACGGACGGACATCATTTCCGGGATGTAAATTTTGAATTGCATAAGGGAGAAATCCTTGGATTTTTTGGACTGGTTGGTGCCGGACGAACCGAGATCATGCGGACAATCATCGGAGCGGATCGAAAGATCGGTGGCAAGATTTTCTTAAAGGGAAAAGAAGTGACGGGAAACTGGAACACCACAAAGGCCTTGAAGGCTGGAATTGGACTTCTGCCGGAAGACCGAAAGACGCAAGGCTTTATGAAACAGTTCACGAATTATGATAACATTGCAATTTCCAGTCTGGAAAAGAACTTGACCGCAGGTTTTCTGGATCAGGGGAAAAAACTGAAAAATGCGGAATATTTCTTTGAAGAGCTGGATGTACATCCGAGAAAACCAGATTATCTGACGGTAAATATGTCAGGTGGAAATCAGCAGAAGGTCATTCTGGCGAGGTGGATGTCTACGGATGTAGATGTCATCATTTTTGATGAACCGACAAAGGGTGTCGATGTGGCAGCGAAAGCAGAAATATATCGTCTGATGGAAGAACTGGTGGAAGAAGGAAAGAGTCTGATCGTTGTATCTTCAGAACTTCCGGAAGCCATGGGATTAAGCGACCGACTTCTGGTTATGAGTGAAGGAAGGATCACGGCAGAGCTTACAGTCCGGGAAGAATATAATTCAGACACCATTTTAGATTATGCAATTGGAGGAAATGAAGAATGA
- a CDS encoding ABC transporter permease — MNSVINKYKREILVLAVTILMGVIFAVMNPNFLTWRNVLTVFQQMVLNGLLAVGIMFTIITAGIDLSIGCTFAIVGIAVAYGCVNDMNPILAIVIGIVIGAILGAFNGFLVCNLKLQPFIATLGTMSLYRGIAYVVTGGTPVTNVPDSFRNIFNGQMFAGIRYYVLVMIIVFILAHVILSKTRTGDYLYAVGGNEEAAKLSGVNVIKTKYIAYIACGVCTAVAGLIMLASLGSAEATAGIGYETNAIAAAAIGGTSMAGGKGTALGTFIGALMLAVLKVGMVVINVDSFWQYVVTGIIIIVASYFEFIKQDVEAMLARHKKA, encoded by the coding sequence ATGAACAGTGTGATTAATAAATATAAACGGGAAATCCTTGTTTTGGCTGTCACCATTTTGATGGGAGTGATCTTTGCAGTGATGAATCCGAACTTTCTGACCTGGCGGAATGTACTGACAGTATTTCAGCAGATGGTCTTAAACGGACTTCTGGCAGTGGGAATCATGTTTACGATCATTACAGCAGGAATCGATCTTTCGATTGGTTGTACCTTTGCAATCGTAGGAATTGCGGTTGCCTATGGATGTGTAAATGACATGAATCCAATCCTGGCAATTGTAATCGGAATCGTGATTGGAGCCATACTCGGAGCATTCAATGGTTTCCTGGTCTGTAACTTAAAACTGCAGCCGTTCATCGCAACTCTGGGTACGATGAGTCTATATCGAGGTATTGCTTATGTGGTAACCGGGGGTACACCGGTCACAAATGTGCCGGATAGCTTCCGTAACATTTTCAATGGACAGATGTTTGCAGGAATCCGTTATTATGTGCTGGTTATGATTATTGTCTTTATTCTGGCACATGTAATCTTGTCAAAGACGAGAACAGGAGACTATCTGTATGCAGTTGGTGGAAATGAAGAAGCTGCAAAGCTTTCTGGTGTAAATGTTATCAAGACAAAGTATATTGCTTATATCGCATGTGGAGTGTGTACCGCAGTGGCAGGGCTGATTATGCTGGCAAGTCTTGGTTCTGCAGAAGCGACTGCCGGTATCGGATATGAGACAAATGCGATCGCAGCAGCAGCAATCGGAGGAACCAGTATGGCAGGCGGAAAAGGAACCGCACTGGGAACATTTATCGGAGCATTGATGTTGGCTGTATTGAAAGTCGGAATGGTAGTCATTAATGTGGATTCCTTCTGGCAATATGTGGTGACTGGTATTATTATTATCGTAGCTTCTTATTTTGAGTTCATTAAGCAGGATGTAGAAGCAATGTTAGCACGGCATAAAAAAGCATAA
- a CDS encoding DeoR/GlpR family DNA-binding transcription regulator, producing the protein MIPYQRRLQMLQLLEQKEIVSLEDFGKNLKNVSESTIRRDLKTMEAEGQIILHRGGAASLKKGSYDVPVNSKSLKNVNEKEAIARYAASLVKDGESIYLDAGSTPLRMLRHLRDRQITIVTTNALVVSELQGTKIKCYVVGGELNVPTASIAGTTTNRELMNRYFDKAFLGISGFSEKAGINTPDAKEAEKKKIVKENSSETYILADSSKAGKSTLCKVFELGEVPIICDKEVEVLVQSGNYLIAR; encoded by the coding sequence ATGATACCATATCAAAGAAGACTGCAGATGCTGCAGTTGTTGGAACAAAAAGAGATTGTTTCACTGGAAGACTTTGGAAAGAATTTAAAAAATGTATCGGAATCTACGATCCGAAGGGATCTAAAGACCATGGAAGCGGAAGGACAGATTATTTTGCATCGGGGAGGGGCGGCCAGCCTGAAGAAAGGATCTTATGATGTTCCGGTCAATTCCAAAAGCCTGAAAAATGTAAACGAAAAGGAAGCGATTGCACGTTATGCAGCAAGTCTGGTAAAAGATGGGGAATCCATTTATCTGGATGCGGGAAGTACACCACTTCGGATGCTGAGACATTTGCGGGATCGCCAGATTACAATCGTAACGACTAATGCGCTGGTCGTATCAGAGTTGCAGGGGACCAAGATTAAATGTTATGTGGTAGGCGGAGAACTGAATGTACCAACCGCATCGATAGCAGGTACGACAACCAATCGGGAATTAATGAACCGCTATTTTGACAAAGCTTTCCTTGGAATCAGCGGATTTTCAGAAAAAGCGGGAATTAATACACCGGATGCGAAAGAGGCAGAAAAGAAGAAGATCGTAAAAGAAAATTCATCAGAAACATATATTCTGGCGGACAGCAGCAAGGCAGGAAAGAGTACTCTCTGCAAAGTGTTTGAATTGGGAGAAGTCCCAATTATCTGTGATAAAGAAGTGGAGGTTCTGGTACAGAGTGGCAACTATCTGATTGCGAGATAA
- a CDS encoding ribokinase yields MAKKIVVIGSLNYDIILKIPRLPECGETLPADQAGFSAGGKGANQAVQAAKLGVETYMVGRVGKDAHGDALIESAQKYQVNTDYITRSEEVTGMGVVEALEDGSVFSCIVRGANFDVAKADIDRAEPVIREADLMILQMEIPQEINAYAIEKAEECGCRVLLNTAPSAPIEEEYLKKCAIIVANEVEAGFYLGENVDSVEKAIKGIKKLQNIYGNDIVITLGKEGSVVSDHGVVTFIPSRKVHAIETTGAGDSFIGGMGYALLKGESLTEACKFATGCSAITVSRMGAQDSMPTLQEVQNQ; encoded by the coding sequence ATGGCAAAGAAGATCGTGGTAATAGGAAGTCTGAATTATGATATCATCTTAAAAATTCCGAGACTTCCGGAGTGTGGCGAGACGCTTCCGGCAGATCAGGCCGGATTCAGTGCAGGTGGAAAAGGAGCAAATCAGGCGGTACAGGCTGCAAAGCTTGGAGTGGAAACCTATATGGTAGGACGTGTGGGGAAGGATGCACACGGAGACGCCTTAATCGAATCGGCACAGAAATATCAGGTAAATACCGATTATATCACCCGCTCAGAGGAAGTGACCGGGATGGGAGTAGTGGAGGCTCTGGAGGATGGCAGTGTATTCTCCTGTATTGTAAGAGGTGCAAATTTTGATGTGGCAAAGGCAGATATTGACCGAGCAGAACCGGTGATCCGGGAGGCAGACCTGATGATCCTTCAGATGGAAATTCCACAGGAAATTAATGCGTATGCCATTGAAAAGGCAGAGGAATGTGGATGCAGGGTTCTATTAAATACGGCGCCATCTGCACCAATAGAAGAAGAATATCTGAAAAAATGTGCGATTATTGTGGCAAATGAGGTGGAAGCCGGATTTTATCTGGGAGAAAATGTAGACAGTGTGGAGAAGGCAATCAAAGGAATTAAGAAACTACAAAATATTTATGGAAACGATATTGTGATCACACTTGGGAAAGAGGGATCTGTGGTATCAGATCATGGAGTTGTAACCTTTATTCCTTCCAGGAAAGTCCATGCCATTGAGACAACCGGTGCGGGAGATTCTTTTATTGGAGGAATGGGTTATGCGCTTTTAAAAGGAGAGTCTTTGACAGAAGCGTGTAAATTTGCGACCGGTTGCAGTGCGATTACGGTCAGCAGAATGGGAGCGCAGGATTCCATGCCGACTTTGCAGGAAGTTCAGAACCAATAA